The DNA window CGTCCATCCGTCGCTTCTAGACAGACGTCAGACGGGACGCCGTGCCCGGCCCATGGAAGCCCAACTCGACCTTTCTTACGAGGGAAGAAAGAAGGCCCACCACACTTCCTGCCCATGGAAGCCCATCTCACTGACAGATAGCCCAACGAGGGACGCCTCGGGCCCGCGCCCACAGCAATAGCCGGCCGGGGCTCCTCctctctcaaaaaaaaaaacggcCAGGGCGATTCAAAATTTCCCCCATCTTGCCAAGCTGCCAACCATTTCTTTTCCAGTCATCTCCACTCTCGCCGTTCCCCGCTTCGACTCACACGCGCGAGAGAGGAGCGGAGAGCTCCTCGTCACCGTCTCGCGTGCGGCGATCACCACAGGGTTCGATCCAGAGGCTTCTCCGTCGCCGTCCATGGTGATTCTGGACCGCAcgccggccgcggcgccggGGGTCACCTCCAGCCCGCTCCAGAAGTCCTCTCTTAGGGTTCTTCGGGAGGCGGCCTCGCCGCCCTCCGACCCCATCCTCCCATGCCTCAGGTAGTCCCGAATCCCCCTCGATATCTGCCTCCGATACTTGGATTTCGCTTAGTGTTTGTGCTAATCCGTGCGGAAATTTGCTTCCTAAGTGTGTTTAAGTGAGAGATTCCGCTGAACGGGCGCGTGTGCTTGTATCTGTGGCTCCACCGTTGACTACTTAAGCGTGTTCAGTTTGGGCGTGTGATTTAGCTTGCGGCTCAAGCTCCGCGATTCCGCCTGTGGTTGCTCATGCCTACCATGTGGGATTGAACTGGGATGCCAACTATGGAGACTCGGGACTCAAATGGTTGTGAGGCGGCAACGGTGTGATAGCTTGATTTCAGCTCCGATTTAGATATATGAACTCACGCTAATTGTATGCCactctttgttttttttttgttggttGTTCGTACATAGTTATGAATCACGCACAACTTATCAGCGTGATGTGCTTCCCTGTTGGCATGAGCTTCTTCTATACATGTCCTTGGTTTGCTTAGGTTGGTTTATGGGTTTGTGTTCAGGTCTATCAGCATGGCCATGGATGAGCTTGGGACAGGGCCACAGTGTGACCCAACAGCTTTAGACCAGCTCAAGTGTTACTTGACCGAATGCATTAGAAAATATGGGGATGAGTACCAGTACTCCACTGATCCGCGCCTCCTGAAGATCTGGATTCTCTATGTAAATTTTAAATATCAACTCTGATCTCATTCCTCCAGGGTTACTAGTTGTTCTCTTGCTTATTTTTTCCGGGGTCTTTTGTGATGCTTTCTGTTTAGGCGGATGTAACTGAGGCCTTCCCCAAGGTTTACAAGCAGCTGGAAGAGAAACAAATGTTCTTGGAGCATGCACTGCTCTATGAATCATATGCATTGTATCTATGTGCTGAGGGGAAACTGCAGGAGGCTGATAAGGTGTATGCGATCGGTATCTCCAGGTTAGTGTTCCACTAGAAGTTCACTTCTTTCTGAGCAGATACAATCTGATGTTCTCATGTCGATGTGATGGTAAATTACTTTTTGTGGCTTAACTAGGAAAGCGGAGCCCCTTGATCATTTGAAGAAAACACACTTGACATTTCTGAAACATCTGGAGCATTTTGTAGAAGAGGCAGACGTGGATGCGCAGGTATGATAACTATGTGATGTGATTTAGTTGTTTCTATCCTGCATGTTGAACACCACACTTTTGTATTCATCGAACCTTTCAATATTTCATATTGTTTGCATCCACGAGTATGTTGACCATTGAAATAGCTCTTGGGTATGTTGGGCATCACATTCCTGCCTATTTCAAATAGCTCATGGACTCTGTATTCAATTGCAACCTTCATATCAGGATCTCATTGTTGCGCTGTGCCATTTTAATCTATGGTCACTAGACTGTCGGTTCTGTATTGTCACTGGAGCTCTCAGCACTCTCCAGCAAATGTTCTTAACTGCTGTCCAACCAGAAAATTCTACATTGTATATTTTAAATCATGGCCATACATTACTTTCAAGTCTATCTATACATTTGTATGACCAGAAACTGGACTAGCTTGCTACTGTGAAAAACTTGCTTTAATTTCTCTGCAGGGTTCATGTGAACCTTGTACTACAGAGAAGAGGTAATATGGTCTGTCAACTACTTTTCATTTGATTTGAATTGTACTTTATTTTGCGACTATGTGGTATGTACACCTGTAGAAGTCTTTTGCTCCTGTCCTGTGCAAGGTAGCTTAGACCTTAGATTTCCTAGTAACGTTAACTAAAGGGTGCTCCTAATATTAAGCCCCTTTCTACCAAGAAAACGAAACCAATGTGGGATATTTTGTGGAGTTTATAAACAGGGCAGTTCATTTTTTAGTTAGCTTGGTCTGCATGAAGTTTCTCAGATAATTTTATCACCTCACTTAACTAATGAATTGCTGGCCTATCAGGCAGTCAACAATGTGTTAGCTTATATAATAACTGAATGTGAGCGAACGGGCCTCTAGCTGAATTGGTTAGGTGGCTCTAGTAGCACTCCTCAGGTCCTGGGTTCGACTCCCTGTGGGAGCGAATTTCAGGCTGGGGTTAAAAAAATCCCCTCGTCTGTCCCACACCAAAGCACAGTTCTAAGGCCCAGCCCAGGTCGTTGGTCGTCTCACACGGGCTACGGTGCCGCTGTGTAAGGGTGAGGCAGGGGTTTGGGGGTTTTCTCGACCCGTGTGAGAAGGTCTTCTTCTTAGCAAAATGCCCGGGGGCTGTCTTACCCCCCGCAGGTCGAGTTTTATTCTATAACTGAATGTGAGCCATACCTCATTATTTTTTTGGAAGCCCTTTATATCACAATAAGAATGTTTCCTATTTCTAGTGCGGTGGAATGTTTGGGTTTGCACACAGTTGTTAGCTTCACATTCCTGTGCTTGTGATTCTTCTACTTTCATTTTTCCGTTTGTGTGTTGCTTATCGCTTGAGAGTTGAACATGGGTTGAGGCTAATGTGCATTGATGTCTTCACTCATACTTGTTTTATTATGTTGGCTTATACATCAATAATCTGTTTTCACCTAGATCCATGTTAATTAGCTGGAAGcttttcatttcaattcctatgGCCTGCAGTATAATAAGATTATAAGAAAAATAACACACCTCTTATTGCTTAGACTGGTAATCATTTTATGAGTGAGAAATACAGTTGATTCTGGATTAGTCATAACTGGGAATGAATTTCAGAATGCACTTTTCTTTATTCATACCGTTCATATGTTCTATCATGAATTTACTAGTGTCTGCTGTAGAAATTTTTGTTATATGGTAAGATGGAATTAATTCGCATAGCTTTAATGTACCAAGAGTTATGGAGTATAAACAAAGAAAAAGGGATATGTGAGTTTTTTTGTGTAAATATATAGCACTCCACAAGCCTGTGAAGTAATCTATtcaaaatatatattttttctatTAACTACACATACTCTCTGTTTAAAGGTTTCATCGTTGTTCATTCTTTTACATAGCATTATTTTCATGCATATAGTTGCCTCATGCCTGTCATCCTGGTGGATTAATATACGTTTTTAACTCTGTTTTTTGTTTCTTGTCTCCAGCCATCAAAAAAACAGAAGAATGAACCTAGTGTGGTAGATCCGTGGTCCGTATCTTCTAGGAACAATTTACTGGAAACAATTAACGATGGCCTCAGGACGTTTGCTGTAAGTTCACATACTAGCATGTAAAGTTTTTCTATGTGTCATTTAACTCTCCTGCTTTTTTGTAATTGGACCACTCTTTCTCTCTTAATATAAagatacgcagctctcctgcgtgcTCGAGAAAAAAAATGTGTCATTTAACTCTCATCATGGTTTGACAAATCCTTAACAGGGCTACCACAAGAGCAACAAGGTCTACTACGGAAAGGTTGCCTTAACTTCTTCACTGAATATTTTAAGAAACAAGGTCATTGAGTTAGGTATAACTCAAATTATTTTGTTTCAGTCTTGCACAAAGTTTTCATACATTCTGAACCATGTTCCTAGTTTGACTAATTGATGATTGGTACTCCCAAGTTGCAATGAATAAATTAATATTTCGCAGATATATCCTCTTCTTTTGTTTCAATAAGCTCATTTGTGTTGTTGTTATTACTAAATGCAACTACAATCCCCTTTTTCGTGTCAAGGTGGCAGGAAGTATCAGATCAAAGGATCTACTGGCACTGGTGCTTTTGCCAAAGTATACAAAGCCACTGTTGATGGTAATGCGGAAGAAATGGTTGCTCTGAAGGTGAACAATGTTTCCATTGTCTTAGTGAAACCTGCCTCTCATAGTTTGTTGCACTGTTAAACATCGTTCATCATTTGCAGATTCAGAATCCCCCATTTCCTTGGGAATTTTACATGTATCGCCAACTTGATATGCGTATACCTGAAGTTGAGGTACAAAATTTCGGTTTTATATAAGCCTCGACATTCTTTCGTTATACAATAATGATGTTTATACTATGAATTGTTTTACTTCCAGCGACCAAGCTTTGGATACGCGCATGAAGTGCATATCTTCTCTGATGTCAGTGTACTAGTCTGTGATTACCTGCCATACGGAACCCTTCTGGTATTACAATAAAAAGTCCTTTAGAAATCAGCTCTATCAAAACGACTTGATTATCTATGTTAGGGAATATGTAAGTACAGACAATCAATGTTTGCAAAGATGTGATGAGATATAACTCTAACCTTCTGCAGGATGTCATAAACTCCCATTTAGTAGTTGATCGGCATATGGATGAAGTTCTATGCATGTATTATACCATTGAGATGCTGGAAATGCTGGAAACACTCCATAGCGTTGGCATAATCCATGGTGATTTCAAACCTGACAACATGCTCGTTTGCTACCCAAGGTAACCATATCATTGCTGTTGCCACTTTATGTGCCCCCTTTTGCTGTGGTATCTGTTTACTTGGTAAGAAACATGCAAAATTCATTTCTTTCCTCTAGTATTAAGGGTTCAAACTGCAAATCCCCAAACATAATACCTGTACAGTTGGACCGTTGTTGCCATTCATGTTCTCGGAGACTCTTGTTTTGGGCATATCATGGTGCTTGTATTCTTAGGAAGTTAGGATAAAATTTAGTTATGAGACGACCTTTCCCCCACAGGTAAATCATAATAAAATCTTCTTAATAAGTCTATAGCCCATTCCTCGACCCTTCTCCCCATGTTTCAGTTCAACATGTAGCCTTGGTCAAGTCGTTTTTGTTAACTTATTTCTAACCATTTACTAACCAATGTCTTTCTTCTACTCTTGGCACGTGAAGTGGGGATATCACAGAAGAAACCTTCAGAAGCGAAACAAGAGACGAGCAGAATCAGGTGAGCATATTCATCTGAAACACATTGGGCAACTTGCTTAGAGGGCATCGGAGCCCGGTTTTGATGCTTTGTGAAATCTGCGTCCCAGGGGCTCTGCCTTGTCGACTGGGGCCGCGGCATTGACCTGAATCTTTTCCGCACCGGCACCGAGTTCCACGGGGACTGCGGAACGTCGGGATTCAGCTGCGTCGAGATGCAAGAAAATCGGAACTGGACGTATCAGGTCAGGAGCCTGTGGTTTCCTCTGCTGCTCGAGCAGTCACTGTCTCATTGAGTGCCGCTCCCTGATACGAGTGCGCTGGTCTCTTCTGCCGTTGTGCGTGCAGGTCGACACGTACGGCCTCTGCGTCATCGCGCACATGATGCTACACGGCGCGGCCATGAGCGTCGAGAAGGTGCCCAGGGCAGGGGGAGGCTACGAGTACCAGCCGAAGCTGCCGTTTAGAAGGTGCGCCCCCGCCATTCCGAATTCTTCCTTCGCCTCTCGCGCGCGGCGAACGATGTTAACGAGGAAGACGCGTGACCCCCCTCCCGTCGTCGCAGGTACTGGAACGTGGAGCTGTGGAGGAAGCTCTTCTCCACGCTGCTGAACGCGCCCTCCAACGGCAGCGACGTGGCGGCGCTCCGCGGCCTGCGCGCGTCGTTCCGGGAGCACATGTGCGGCAGCCGGCAGCTCGTCGGCAAGCTGAGCCAGATGCTGGCGAAGCAGAAGGCCTCCCTGTGCTCGTCCTGAGGCGCGCCGGCAGATCGATCGTTCCCCGATGGCCCCGTGTCGTGACAGTCGAAGCGCGTCCGGCCGGGCTCCCCCCGCGTGTTCCCGAATCCCGAGCACCGCTGGTGCCTTTCTGTGATCCCCGTGTACTGTATCTCCGACTAGTGTGGACGGAACAATCTGTCACGTCACACTAAGTTTAACCTGGTAAGTTATGTATGTAATCAAAACGAAACAACAGCGCCCAAAAGTCAAATGAGCTTCCAAGTGAGGCGAGGCGCGCTTGGCGCTCGCGCCGTCGCTTCCCATGTAGTAGGTAGAGATCGGTTCCGCCACGGAAAGACGTGGCGTGGCCGGCGCGGGCAAGCAAGCGACGGCCACGACGGACAGGGCTCGCTCTCtcgtgccggcggcggcgtgctcgCCCGGCTCGTTTGCCTGGGTGCGCGTCCCGATCACGCCAGCGCGCTGTTCCGCCCCCGGCCATTTCCCGGGCTGTGTGGCTGTGTGGCCTGGTGCGCGTTGGGTGGAGTCGTGGGCTCGTTGGACTTGCGCGGTGTTGGTTGGGCTTTTGGCTCTTGGCTGTGGCCAGGACTCTCTCCCTTCGCgcaacagaggagagggagattcGCGGGTTGATCTGA is part of the Panicum hallii strain FIL2 chromosome 2, PHallii_v3.1, whole genome shotgun sequence genome and encodes:
- the LOC112879590 gene encoding mitotic checkpoint serine/threonine-protein kinase BUB1, giving the protein MVILDRTPAAAPGVTSSPLQKSSLRVLREAASPPSDPILPCLRSISMAMDELGTGPQCDPTALDQLKCYLTECIRKYGDEYQYSTDPRLLKIWILYADVTEAFPKVYKQLEEKQMFLEHALLYESYALYLCAEGKLQEADKVYAIGISRKAEPLDHLKKTHLTFLKHLEHFVEEADVDAQPSKKQKNEPSVVDPWSVSSRNNLLETINDGLRTFAGYHKSNKVYYGKVALTSSLNILRNKVIELGGRKYQIKGSTGTGAFAKVYKATVDGNAEEMVALKIQNPPFPWEFYMYRQLDMRIPEVERPSFGYAHEVHIFSDVSVLVCDYLPYGTLLDVINSHLVVDRHMDEVLCMYYTIEMLEMLETLHSVGIIHGDFKPDNMLVCYPSGDITEETFRSETRDEQNQGLCLVDWGRGIDLNLFRTGTEFHGDCGTSGFSCVEMQENRNWTYQVDTYGLCVIAHMMLHGAAMSVEKVPRAGGGYEYQPKLPFRRYWNVELWRKLFSTLLNAPSNGSDVAALRGLRASFREHMCGSRQLVGKLSQMLAKQKASLCSS